A single window of Streptomyces cathayae DNA harbors:
- a CDS encoding cupin domain-containing protein, which produces MNASARPVLVRAGSAETLQDGATSLITLLADSDRTQGALTANRAGLRKGSPGAPAHFHTKATEMFFVLGGSLRVLLGDRIITLETGDFVTVPPRLPHAFAPARGEEADVLVAFTPGMDRFDYYRLLERVHLGEATVEDIKASSEQYDNHYYASSLWEAELAGD; this is translated from the coding sequence ATGAACGCGTCCGCCCGCCCCGTCCTGGTCCGTGCCGGTTCCGCCGAGACGTTGCAGGACGGGGCCACCAGTCTCATCACGCTGCTCGCCGACTCCGACCGGACCCAGGGGGCGCTGACGGCCAACCGGGCCGGTCTGCGCAAGGGGTCGCCGGGCGCTCCCGCCCACTTCCACACCAAGGCGACCGAGATGTTCTTCGTGCTCGGTGGCAGCCTGCGGGTACTGCTGGGCGACCGGATCATCACCCTGGAAACCGGCGACTTCGTGACGGTGCCGCCGCGGCTGCCGCACGCTTTCGCTCCGGCCCGGGGCGAGGAGGCCGACGTGCTGGTCGCCTTCACCCCCGGTATGGACCGCTTCGACTACTACCGTCTGCTGGAGCGGGTCCACCTGGGGGAGGCCACCGTCGAGGACATCAAGGCCAGTTCCGAGCAGTACGACAACCATTACTACGCCAGCTCCCTCTGGGAGGCAGAGCTGGCCGGCGACTGA
- a CDS encoding MerR family transcriptional regulator, producing the protein MEELARRAGITVRTLRFYRERKLIPPPRREGRIAWYDDRHLARLRTITALLERGHTLNGIAELAEAFDHGRDVGDLLGMDTPTEETPVRLTPEELADHFTGEVTPENLAAAMDLGYLGTDGEEIVHISRRLLEVSSALVREGIPLAEVLRAGREVRAHAETMAGLFAELILRHAPEDAVHRLRPLARSVVDAELSLAMDRRLHQRD; encoded by the coding sequence ATGGAGGAGCTGGCCCGACGGGCCGGGATCACCGTGCGCACGCTGCGGTTCTACCGCGAACGCAAGCTGATCCCGCCGCCCCGCCGCGAGGGCCGCATCGCCTGGTACGACGACCGGCACCTGGCCCGCCTGCGCACCATCACGGCCCTGCTGGAGCGCGGCCACACCCTGAACGGCATAGCGGAACTCGCCGAGGCCTTCGACCACGGCCGCGACGTCGGCGACCTCCTCGGCATGGACACTCCCACCGAGGAGACCCCGGTCCGCCTCACCCCCGAGGAACTCGCCGACCATTTCACCGGCGAGGTCACCCCGGAGAACCTCGCCGCCGCGATGGACCTCGGCTACCTCGGCACCGACGGCGAGGAGATCGTCCACATCAGCCGCCGCCTGCTGGAGGTCTCCTCCGCCCTGGTCCGTGAGGGCATCCCGCTCGCCGAGGTGCTGCGTGCGGGCCGGGAGGTCCGCGCCCACGCCGAGACCATGGCCGGCCTCTTCGCCGAGCTGATCCTCCGCCACGCCCCCGAGGACGCCGTCCACCGCCTGCGCCCCCTGGCCCGCAGCGTGGTCGACGCCGAACTCTCCCTGGCGATGGACCGCCGCCTGCACCAGCGGGACTGA